One Gossypium raimondii isolate GPD5lz chromosome 3, ASM2569854v1, whole genome shotgun sequence genomic window carries:
- the LOC105796719 gene encoding WAT1-related protein At4g08300 → MADKSGSSYSDMYRRFKPHILMVLSQFGYTFLYIFTEACFNHGMNPHVHITYRHVVAGIVMFPFAYFLERKKRPKLTFALFLEIFVLSILGVSLTLNMYFVSLRYTSPTFLAALVNTIASLTFIIAVVFRLEVVNLRNPRGIAKVIGTFVSLVGVTMMTLYKGPAVKILGPPLVQIQGKSPIHENWLKGSILIVASCLTWSILYIMQAFTLKRYPAPLSLTTWMSFVGAAQSAVFTVIVNHKPASWKMGFNIDFWATLYAGVVCSGLIIFIQLWCTEVKGPVFVTMFNPLSTLLVALLGYFVLGERLYMGSILGGAIVIIGLYLVLWGKDRDQEAQIGTAELPYLAYDHKNDTKAHKILSVEREAPPSEP, encoded by the exons ATGGCAGACAAATCCGGTTCCTCGTATTCGGACATGTACCGGAGGTTCAAGCCTCATATACTTATGGTGCTTAGCCAGTTTGGTTACACTTTCCTATATATTTTCACTGAAGCTTGCTTTAATCATGGAATGAACCCTCATGTCCACATTACGTACCGACATGTTGTAGCCGGCATCGTCATGTTCCCCTTCGCCTATTTTCTCGAAAG AAAAAAGAGGCCAAAGCTGACTTTTGCCCTTTTTCTAGAGATATTTGTTCTCTCCATCTTAGG GGTGAGTTTGACCCTCAACATGTATTTCGTGAGCTTAAGATACACTTCACCAACATTCCTTGCAGCACTGGTGAATACCATAGCTTCATTGACGTTCATAATCGCAGTTGTTTTCAG ATTGGAGGTCGTTAATCTTCGGAATCCACGAGGAATAGCCAAAGTAATCGGAACTTTTGTCTCCTTGGTCGGTGTAACAATGATGACATTATACAAGGGTCCTGCAGTAAAAATCCTAGGGCCTCCTCTTGTTCAAATTCAAGGCAAATCCCCCATTCATGAGAATTGGTTGAAGGGTTCAATTCTCATTGTTGCAAGCTGCTTAACTTGGTCTATATTATACATCATgcag GCATTTACACTGAAACGATATCCAGCACCACTGTCATTAACGACATGGATGAGCTTTGTTGGAGCAGCACAATCAGCTGTTTTCACTGTCATTGTGAACCATAAACCAGCTTCTTGGAAAATGGGGTTCAATATTGACTTCTGGGCTACTTTATATGCT GGAGTGGTGTGTTCTGGTctgattatatttattcaacTGTGGTGCACCGAAGTGAAAGGGCCTGTTTTTGTGACCATGTTCAATCCACTTTCAACGTTATTGGTGGCACTTCTTGGGTATTTCGTCCTTGGTGAAAGGCTTTATATGGGCAGCATATTAGGGGGAGCTATTGTGATAATTGGACTGTATTTGGTGCTGTGGGGCAAAGATCGTGACCAGGAAGCTCAAATTGGCACGGCAGAGCTGCCTTACTTGGCTTATGACCACAAAAACGATACTAAAGCACATAAAATCCTTTCAGTTGAAAGGGAAGCACCGCCATCCGAACCTTGA
- the LOC105796720 gene encoding RING-H2 finger protein ATL16 translates to MDLVRKSSQALSPNITSGPPPHLHSSEPSFPIIAIAVIGILATGFLLVSYYIFVIKCCLNWHRIDLLRRFSLSRRRPEDPITPYSPAMEHRGLDESLIRSIPLFQFKKNNGNIDEKTLCECAVCLNEFQEDEKLRMIPNCSHVFHIDCIDVWLQNNANCPLCRTRISSSTINAPSLAPQDPIINGGDEGYVVIELGDNNNHSSSDESISGSPMELKDVEKRGRKLHKGTSMGDEWIDSRNKGAEFGIQPIRRSISMDSSADRQLYLAVQEAIRQKREVNEGISPIEGCSSRVMRRSFFSFSHGRGSKNAILPVYLET, encoded by the coding sequence ATGGATCTTGTAAGGAAAAGCTCACAAGCACTTTCACCAAATATCACATCTGGTCCTCCTCCTCATTTACATTCATCAGAACCAAGTTTCCCCATTATAGCTATAGCTGTAATAGGGATTTTAGCCACTGGTTTCTTGTTAGTAAGCTACTACATCTTCGTCATCAAATGCTGTCTCAATTGGCACAGGATTGACCTTCTAAGACGATTTTCATTATCTAGAAGACGACCCGAAGACCCAATAACGCCTTACTCTCCAGCAATGGAACATAGAGGGTTAGATGAATCGTTGATAAGATCAATCCCATTATTCCAATTCAAGAAAAACAATGGGAACATCGATGAAAAGACCCTTTGTGAATGTGCTGTTTGTTTGAATGAGTTTCAAGAAGATGAGAAGCTAAGGATGATACCAAATTGCAGCCATGTTTTCCATATAGATTGCATTGACGTTTGGCTTCAAAACAATGCGAATTGCCCACTTTGCAGAACGAGAATTTCGAGTAGTACCATCAATGCACCAAGCTTAGCTCCACAAGATCCAATCATTAATGGTGGTGATGAAGGTTATGTGGTGATTGAATTAGGTGATAATAATAACCATAGTTCAAGCGATGAGTCAATTAGTGGTTCACCTATGGAGCTCAAGGATGTGGAGAAACGAGGAAGGAAGTTGCATAAAGGGACAAGCATGGGGGATGAATGGATTGATAGTAGAAACAAAGGTGCAGAGTTTGGGATTCAACCAATAAGGAGGTCGATTTCAATGGATTCATCAGCAGATCGGCAGCTATATCTAGCTGTTCAAGAAGCTATAAGACAGAAAAGGGAAGTGAATGAGGGTATTAGCCCCATTGAAGGTTGCAGTAGCAGAGTGATGAGAAggtctttcttctcttttagtCATGGTAGAGGGtctaaaaatgcaattttacctGTTTATTTGGAGACATAA